One Verrucomicrobiota bacterium genomic region harbors:
- a CDS encoding type II secretion system F family protein — translation MLGLLQLVFLGSRRRARKVQEFTRQFAALLKSGLSEPEALRAIVFEMPPGPFGRVLAEVLWRVEQGTLLSYALQGHLGYFDPSYVSMVAAGERSGSLPESIGHLAELERRPAVDADKLLIAIILPAGLIAYLTFITFFMALFIRPKFVGLFGDFLVEPASATLLISSLTQWVWREPRILPLAAIVVVVLIIIVFDLAYYRPARKSLVLARFATALRVMLNVNVPIEEVEHAMAGLSPSRAYRRATRELFTKLKAGQSLPEAFRAVRYFPDTFQWLVASGEFQNDLVHPLGDLAHVYAVRADAKLSRIVNVMPSLITIWLGVVVGFFGYAFFTALIQILRTAM, via the coding sequence ATGCTTGGACTGCTTCAACTGGTGTTCCTCGGCAGCCGGCGGCGTGCCCGCAAGGTGCAGGAGTTCACCCGCCAGTTCGCCGCCCTGCTCAAGTCCGGCCTGAGCGAACCCGAGGCCTTGCGCGCCATCGTCTTCGAGATGCCACCCGGCCCGTTTGGGCGCGTTCTCGCCGAGGTGCTCTGGCGCGTCGAGCAGGGCACGTTGCTCTCGTACGCCCTGCAGGGGCATCTCGGCTACTTCGACCCCAGCTACGTCAGCATGGTTGCCGCGGGAGAGCGGTCCGGTTCGCTCCCCGAGAGCATCGGACATCTTGCTGAGCTCGAACGCCGCCCCGCCGTTGACGCCGACAAGCTGCTCATTGCCATCATCTTACCGGCCGGTCTGATCGCCTACCTGACGTTCATCACGTTTTTCATGGCGCTCTTCATCAGGCCGAAGTTCGTCGGGCTGTTTGGCGACTTCCTGGTTGAGCCGGCGTCTGCGACGCTTTTGATCTCGTCGCTTACTCAGTGGGTCTGGCGCGAGCCGCGGATTCTCCCGCTGGCCGCCATCGTCGTCGTGGTCCTCATCATTATTGTCTTCGATCTGGCCTACTACCGACCGGCGCGCAAGAGTCTCGTGCTTGCGCGCTTCGCCACGGCGCTGCGCGTTATGCTCAACGTCAACGTGCCGATCGAGGAGGTCGAGCACGCCATGGCCGGCCTTTCGCCTTCACGCGCCTACCGCCGTGCCACACGCGAGCTGTTCACCAAGCTCAAGGCCGGGCAATCACTGCCCGAGGCCTTCCGCGCCGTGCGCTACTTCCCCGACACATTCCAGTGGCTTGTCGCTTCCGGCGAGTTCCAGAATGACCTCGTGCACCCGCTCGGCGACCTCGCCCACGTCTACGCCGTTCGCGCCGACGCGAAGCTCTCGAGGATCGTCAACGTCATGCCGTCGCTGATCACCATCTGGCTTGGCGTGGTCGTCGGCTTCTTCGGATATGCGTTCTTCACGGCTCTGATTCAGATTCTCCGCACGGCGATGTGA
- a CDS encoding type II secretion system F family protein, producing MQANRISPSDFLIFNRQLVSLIKTDLPLPNGLAMLSKESRQPAMRNAVAGLQRAVEAGEPLSKAVANRPDVFPKLYAKIIEAGERSNNLVGVLAQFVKYSETTAELKERLKDVLMYPAFVLVSALAVFSLLVFFILPTAGQTILTITLGDNPDSMGYIRASLGVRLLHFLVLYLPTGTACLYGLIVLAVLVYLVMRRTNAGRVLLDRIMLRLPLYGQCYRFSLLSRFSETLGLLIQSHLPLGDALYLAGQCSPSATMHRVAARLQHGVEAGRKLSDAMAAEPFLGPMLAYMVSIGEKREAPDEELQSAAELFAFNLRGRARRAAVWIDTIVLVLVALLVLAVVISVYRPLFTLIQVMGEG from the coding sequence ATGCAGGCTAACCGGATCTCCCCGAGCGACTTCCTCATCTTCAACAGGCAGCTCGTATCGCTCATCAAGACCGACCTTCCCTTGCCGAACGGCCTCGCCATGCTCTCCAAGGAGTCGCGCCAGCCCGCCATGCGCAACGCCGTCGCGGGCCTCCAGCGCGCCGTCGAGGCCGGCGAGCCGCTCTCCAAGGCCGTCGCAAACCGCCCCGATGTCTTCCCCAAGCTCTACGCCAAGATCATCGAGGCCGGCGAGCGCTCGAACAACCTCGTCGGCGTGCTCGCCCAGTTCGTCAAGTATTCCGAGACCACCGCCGAGCTCAAAGAGCGCCTCAAAGACGTCCTCATGTACCCGGCCTTCGTCCTCGTCTCGGCGCTTGCCGTCTTCTCGCTGCTTGTCTTCTTCATCCTGCCCACGGCGGGGCAGACCATACTCACCATCACCCTGGGCGACAACCCAGACTCGATGGGTTACATCAGGGCCAGTCTCGGGGTCCGGCTGCTTCACTTCCTCGTGCTCTACCTGCCCACGGGGACCGCGTGTCTATACGGCCTGATCGTGTTGGCTGTCCTCGTCTATCTTGTCATGCGCCGCACAAATGCCGGCCGCGTCTTGCTCGACCGCATCATGCTGAGGCTGCCCCTCTACGGCCAGTGCTACCGGTTTTCTCTGCTCTCGCGTTTCTCCGAAACGCTTGGTTTGCTTATCCAGTCGCATCTCCCACTCGGTGACGCCCTGTACCTCGCCGGCCAGTGCTCGCCCAGTGCGACGATGCACCGCGTCGCCGCCAGACTCCAGCACGGCGTCGAGGCGGGCCGGAAGCTCAGCGACGCGATGGCCGCCGAGCCGTTTCTTGGGCCGATGCTCGCCTACATGGTTTCGATCGGCGAGAAGCGTGAGGCGCCGGACGAGGAGCTGCAGAGCGCGGCTGAGCTCTTCGCCTTCAACCTGCGTGGCCGCGCGCGGCGCGCCGCCGTGTGGATCGACACCATCGTCCTGGTGCTCGTGGCCTTGCTCGTCCTTGCCGTCGTGATTTCGGTCTACCGGCCCCTGTTCACGCTGATCCAGGTCATGGGTGAGGGTTGA